A region of the Stieleria neptunia genome:
AGGATCGTTTGCACCTGCAGCTGAAAATCATCGCTCGCCCCGACCCGCAGGACCGCCGGTTCGGTCGCGTCTTCGTCGCCCATGTCTAAATGGACCGAGGGCGGGAAATCGGCCGCGGTGGGCGGCCAGGTCGACGCGGAGGGATCAAAGGTCTTGATCTGCCCCAGGATCGACGCATTGCGATTGATGAACGAAATCGTCGAGGGACCCTGCCCGTCACCGGGATGGTCCAACAGAAAAAAAAGAAAACCCTCGGCCGCGCCGATCCGCAGCCCCAGCGCTTGAGACTCCACCGGCTTGCCCTGGATCGGCAGGATGTCGGGCGTGGTCCAGGCTCCGAAGCCGTCGCCCCGCCACCGGACGTCGCGACCGCTCGGCCGATCGCCGCTGGCACCGAACCAGGCGATGCCCATGACGACGACCATCACCACCAGCATGCCGCGGGTGATCTCGAGGGGAATCTGCTGCTCGCGCTGAGAAGACATGGCTGGAAAGCGGTTGCGGAAGTCAACTGCAGGTAGGGCGTCGGAATATTAGAAGAGTGTAGTCGCGATCGGTTGATGCAAGAAATGGGCGTTCAGCCATGGTTTATACCGCGTGACCAACAAACAGCGATACACCAACGCCTCTTTGACATCGTCGATCGGCCAAACCTGAACTTCGGTCGGTTCAAATTTGTTCCATCCTTCACTGACGCGGATCTGTTTCAGTCGCGCGGCGATATCGGTCGTCTGGCCGATAAACAAAACCGAGTCGGGGTCGGAGATCGCATACACGCCGGCGACCGGTTCGTCGCCACCGTTTTCGAGAAAGGCCTCGATGGCTTGAGCGGCGGGGGCGTCCTGCTTCGAAAACTCGACGGCGCGTTTCTTGGCCGCTCGGGTGATTTTGTCGTTGGTCGCGATGCGTCGGAAGTGCCAGATGGCCGCGCGGGCGTCGATCAAGGAATGGCCGTCGCCGAACGCTTGGGCGATTTGATCGAACTCGGCGGCCGCATCGGGCGTGCAAAGGATCTGTTCCAAGTTCATGGCGTAGTCGACCGAAAGCATTTGAAACGCGATTTCGGCGGCGTCGCAGCACGGCAGGAGGGTCTTGAGCGAAACCTTCTTGTGTTTGCCTTCACCGACCAGTCGTTCTTCGCGCGAGAGCTGCAACAGAAACTCGTTCCAGGTCCGCGCGTCACCGAGCAGTTTGGCGTCTTTGCAGTAGCGAACGAACAGTGCATTGCGGATCGGATCGAACAGCAGTTCCTCGGCGCTATGCGCTTTCGAAACGTCCTCGAAGGCGGCTTGGATGACGCGTTCGTTTTTTTCGTCCAGTGGAATCACCGGACGTCCGTTGCGAAACTTCGTGCGTTGTTTTCCCTTGGACGTCGTCGGCGCACTGTTGATCGGATCGGCCGGCCCGTCCAGTGGATCGCCCGCGCCGCATGCCGACAATCGTTCTTTGATCCGAGTGGCGTAGTCTTCGGAGAGTTCAATTCCCATGAATTGACGCCCCAGCTTTTTGGCGACCACCAGCGTCGTGCCGCTGCCGCCGAAGGGGTCCAGCACGAGGTCGCCGGGGTTGCTGGAAACCCGGATGATTCGACCGAGCAACTGTTCGGGCATTTGACACCCATGAAAACCCTCGCGCTCTTTGAAGGTCCCGGCAACGCGGGCGAAGTACCAGGTGTCGTGCGAGGGACTGAATCCTAACTGGGGCGCATCTTGGGGACGCAAGATCCAGGTGTTGTCGGGCAGCCGTCCCCGGGTGTTGGCCCGCGCGTCGGCATACACCAGTTGCCGGGCCGAGGGAACTCGCACCGTCGGGTTGTCGCCGTTGAACGTGAACTGTTCGGGGTCTTTGACGAAGTGGAACAGATGGGTGTGCGAGCGACTAAACCCGCGGACACAATTCACGCCAAAGGTGTAGTACCAGACGATCCAGGACCGGCACGAGAACCCGATTTCCTGGGACAGCAATTTCAGTTCCGCGGCGTATTCGTCACCGATCGCCAACCAGAACGATCCGTCCGGTTTGAGCGCCTGGTGAACACCGCTGATCCAGTCGCGGCAAAAGTTCAAGTAATCGGTGTGCGACTGCTGGTCGTCGTAGACGTCGTAGCTGTAGCCGATGTTGAAGGGCGGGTCGGCGAAGACAAGATCGATCGTGCCCTGTCGGATCTGGGCCAGTTTTTCGATGCAATCGCCTTGATGGATTTGATTGGCGGAGAGCGTTGCGGTGGTGGTCTCGGGCATGAGTTTCCAAGGATGGTGGCAATCGGTCACGGACAGCGCCACGCCAAGTCTACGATTTCAGAGCCGATCGCGCCAGTGACCTAAGCCTCCAAGTGGCGTAAGCTTCCAGCTTGCGACCCACGCGGCCACGCCGCGGAGTCTCACCACTGCCACGTCGCAAGCTGGAAGCTTACGCCACGTTAAATCCGGCAGACGTAGTGTCCGCTTTGGCGGCGGATCAGATGGCGGATTTCCAGCACGCTGATCGTCGCCATCACCTGGTGGGCCGGCAATCCGCTGCGGGCGATCACCTGGTCGATCAGGGTGCTGGAGGCGTCGATCGATTCGAGCACCGTGCGTTCCACCTCGTTGAGCTTCAATTCGGCCGGATTTCGCACTTCATGCCCGTCCTCGGTGCTGACGCTGCGAGCCATCGGGCCGAGTGATTCCAGGATGTCGTCGACGGTTTGGACCAGCGTCGCGCCGTCGCGGATCAGCTGGTTGGTCCCGCGGGAGGCGCGACTGGTGACCGGGCCGGGCAGCGCCAAGACGTCCCGCCCTAATTCGCCGGCCTGTCGCGCGGTGATCAACGACCCGCTGCGATCGGGGGCCTCGATGACCAGCGTCGCCAGGGCCAGGGCGGCGATGATTCGATTCCGCTGGGGGAACATGCCGCCGCGAGGTTTGGCGTACGGCGGGTATTCGCTGATCACGGCACCGTCGGCGGCGATTGCGTCAGCCAAACCAACGTGCTCGGGCGGGTAAATCTGTCCCAGGCCCCCACCCAGGACCGCGATCGTTCTGCCGCCCGCCGACAACGCCCCTTCGTGTGCCGCCGCATCGATCCCACGGGCCAGTCCGCTGACCACCGTCACCCCCGCTTTGGCGAGCCCATAGGCGAGGCGATCGGCTTGGCGGGTGCCGTAGGCCGTGGCGTGGCGGGTGCCCACGATCGCGACGGCCAGTTCGTCTGCCCGGGTCATCGTTCCGTGGGCAAACAAAATCGGTGGCGCGTCGTGCAGGTCTTCCAGCGGCCGCGGGTAACCGTCGCGACCCTGGCAAAGTAAATCGCAGTCGTGGGTCTGGCACCACCGCAGGATCGAGTCCGTGTCCACATGGTCCGACGCGGTGCGGATCGTGTGAATCAACTTGGGGCCCACCCCCGGGACCGCCGCCAGTCGGCTCGCTTCGGCGGCCAACACGCGCCCCGGCGAGCCGAAGCAGTCGATCAGTGCGGTCAGCGTTCGCGGTCCGATTCCCGGCAGCATCGCCAGTCGCAGCGTGCTGACCGTTTCGTCATCGAGCCCGCGATGCTCCGCCGAGGTGGTGTCGGGTCCGTCCATGGCAGCGTGGACTCAGTCGAGAGAGTGGAGAAGCGGGTAGCGGGCGGGGCGGGTCAGCCGCGTCCGTCGCAAGATTCAGATGCGTCGACAGGGACCGTCCGGCTTTAGGCGACCGCTTCTCGCACGTACGATGGCCCTTCCGGGCCGTCGCGGGGAGAACTCTTCTCGACGACCTAGAAAGGACGTCGTACAGCGATCCGCTGACCGCATTACACTCAATCGACGAGATCGTTGGTCTCTGTTGCGTTTCGCGTCTTTCCTAAGCTGGATGGTCTCTACAACAGGATATCGGGTTTTTCGATGTCCGGGGGGCTGCCGGCACCCAGGGGCTCTTCAATTGCGGGGAAAAGACCTGCTTCGCTTTCCGCGGCCTTGAGTGAGGCCTGGAACTGTTGGACGACCGGGCGGCTGGTCAGTCTGGGATTGATGTGGGGGCGCGCGGCCAACAGGTGCGCTTGGGCCTGCTCGGCCGTCATGCCGCGGTACTTGATCAACCAGCACAGGGCGATCGTCGCGCTGCGGGCGCGGCCCGCCTTGCAGTGAATGTAAACGGTGTCGTGTTGCAGTTTGTACTTCTGGATAAACTCCACGGCGGCTTCGACGTCGGCCAGGCGAGGGTGGGTGAAGTCGGTCGTGGGGATGTGCAACTGCTCAATGCCGTGTTGCTCATACTGGAGGATCGGCCCCTTGTACTCTTCGCACGTGTTGACCACCGCGCGGACGCCTTCGCCTCGCAACGACGCCACGTCGGCGGCGAACGGGTAGGCGCCGACGATCACGTGGCTATCGATTCGGCTCCACCAATGACGACGACGCAACACCCGCGCGAGAAGGAAATTCCAGGCGAGTGTCGGCCAAAACACGGTGCGAGCGTAGAGTCGAGCAAACAAGGTGACGATGCAGGGTGGTGGTATGATGCAATGGAGCAGCCCGAGCGTCTATCCTACCGCATCAAACGGAAAACGATAATCGCCAGCACCGCGTTTTGACGCTTTCATGGCCGCCACCACGCCGATCCGACACTGATTTTCCGCTCGATCCTTCTTGAACCAATCACTCGGCGATGCAGTACAGCGCCGACCCGCTACGCAGATAAAGCCGGCCCTCGCTGACCGCCGGGGAACCGGAAAAGCCCGAGTCGTCGCTCAGCGTGTTGGTGTGCCGCAATTCCATCTCTGGCGTGGCGTTGACGACATAGACTTCCCCGCCGGGTGCGACGACGTAAATCTTGCCGTCGGCCAACACCGGCGTCGCGTACTCCTGGCCGCGTCGATCGCCGAACCCGCCGCGGCCACCGCCACCGGGCCGTCCGCCGAATCCGCCGCGGCCTCGATCACCCTGCCCACGATCGGCGCCTGGACCGCGATCACCACCTGGGCCGCGATCACCACCCGGGCCGCGATCACCACCCGGGCCGCCGGGGCGTCCACCGCCGCCACCACCACCGCCGCGGCTGGCCGACAGTCGTCGCTGGTTGACCCGCTCGCCCGTCGTTGCGTCGTAACAGGACAGCACGCCGCTATTGAAAACGTAGAGGTGGCCGTCGTGGGCGATGGGCGTGGCGAAACGTCCGGGGATGTTCGCATCCCAGACGACATGGGAGCCGTTGACGTCGCCCTTGCCGCCCGCTTTGACGGCGACCGCATCGCCGCTGCGACCTCCCACCGCGATCACGACGTCGTCGACCACGATCGGGCTGGCCGAGGCGGTGTTGTCGGTCGTGCCACGCGAGTACCAGCGCAGTTTGCCGGTTTCCGGATTCAGCCCCCAGACTTCACCCGGGACGGTGATCACCAGATCGGTTCGGTCGCCGGCTTGGACCAGATTCGGGGTGCTCCAGGTGCTGGCCAAATCGCCCGCCGGTGTTTTCCAAACCTCGTCTCCCGTCGCGGCGTCGAAGGCGAACAGGGTTTCGCTTTCGTCCGATGCGTTGACGATCACCAAGCTCTGTGAATCGGACCGATAGACGATCGGGCTCGATGCCGAACCCCAACGCTGTTGACCGCTGCCCGTCCCGACGCTCTTTCGCCAGATCTCGTTGCCGTCCAGGTCAAACGCGATCACCCCGCTTTTTCCGAAGAACGCGAACACGCGTTTGCCATCGCTGGTCGGCGTATGGCTGGCGTAGCCGTGAGCCGGCACCCCCATCCCGCTGTACGGATCCTCGGGCTGCACCGCGTCAATCGCCTTGCTCCACAACGCCTCGCCGGTCACCGCGTCGTAGCACGACAAATGTCGCTTCAAGTCCTGGATCTGTTCGTCTTCACCGCCGGTTCCGTATCCCGAGTAGCTGGTCGCAAAGACTTTTCCGGCAACGACGATTGGGCTGGACACCCCTTGGCCGGGCAGGCTGACTTTCCATTTGACGTTCTCGGTGTCGCTCCAGGTTTCGGGGATCTGTGCCGAATCGGAACTGATGGAATTGCCCCCCGGACCCAAAAATCGGGTCCAATCCGCGGCGGTCGTCCCCGCAGCGGCGGCAACCAGGCTTCCCGTCACAACGGCGGCCGAAAGGAAATGCTGCCGTAATGTCCACCCACGTTGGTGGCAGGGTTGATCGGTCATCACGAGAAAACTCCAGGGGGACAAGGGCTGAAAACGAGAAGGCCGCAGCGCGCGGTTGCGCTTCTAACCCCGGCAAGCTGATGGAGTTTCGCATTTTCGTCGGAGGGGCCGTTTCGGGCCGGCGTGCCATCTGACGACGTTCGTCCCACGTCAACCTCCCCAGCCTCCGGGGACAGACCCCAGGGGGAAACCAACCCCAGGGACAGACCCCGGTGGGAATGCGTCCGGGGACAGACCCCAGGGGGGAATGCTGTCTAAACAAGCCCACCGATAGCAGTGCGAACCCGCGGATGGGGAGCAGCAAGAAATCCGTGGGTTCGCCCTGCCATCCGTGGGTTTTCTCTCTGCCGGTCAAACCCCAGCAAACCCCGCGGACAGCAAACCCCGGGGACAGACCCCACCCCGTCCGGGGACAGCCGGCCAAACCTCCGGGGACAGACCCCGGTGGGTCGCGGACTCCGTTGCGTCGGCCGTCGGCGATCAAAAACCATTGAAAGGATCGTGAATTGGACTCCGCCGCTGATGCTGCGGTTCGTAGAATGTTGGGGCCATGAACAAGACGGAATCCCAACCCCCGATCCGCGGCGTCGAAGCGGCGTCCCCCACCCGAACTCCCCCCACCTCCATCAAGAAATCACTGATGAAACGTATTGCCCTGTTTGCCGTTTGCTGTGCAGTCGTCGCCGCTTTGACGCTGCGACCTGCCGAAGCCGAGCCCTCGCTGGGGATCGGGTCGAAGGCTCCCGCATTGGATATCGAGCATTATTTCCACGAAGACGACACCCGTGTCACTCAATTCGAAGACGGCAAGGTCTACGTGGTTGAGTTTTGGGCGACGTGGTGTGGTCCCTGTATCGCCAGCATGCCGCACTTGTCCGAATTGCAAACCAAGCATCGCAACGACGGCGTCCAGATCATCAGCGTCTCGGATGAGACGGTCGATGAAGTCGAAGCTTTGCTGGCAAAACCCTATCCGGGCCAAAAAGCATCCTTTGCCGAGGTCACCGCCGCCTACACGCTGACGACCGATCCCGACGGATCCACCCAACGCGATTACATGGAAGCGGCCGGCCAGAACGGCATCCCCACGTCCTTCATCGTCGGCAAGCAAGGCGTCGTCGAGTGGATCGGTCACCCGGGAGAACTCGACGAGCCGTTGACCGCGGTTCTGGATGACAGCTGGGATCGCGAGGCGTTCAAAGCGGACATGGAGCGTGAGCAAAAGTTCCAAGAAATCCTGCAAGGCTTGGACCAGCTGGCCGGTCGTGGACGCTTTGAAGACGCCAGCACCATGCTGGCCGATCAAATCGCCCAGGCCAGCGACGCGGAACTGAAAGAACGCTTGACCACCGTGCAACGCGTCGTGCAGCCGCAGTTCAACTTCATGGCCGGCAAAGCCACCGAAGCCGACTATGCGTTCTATCGTGAAGAGCGAAAGGCGACCCAAGGCAACCCGCAAGCGTTGTTCCGCCACGCGATGACGCTTTACAACATCGTTCAGAACGGTGGCAAAATTGGGCCGCTGGGCGAGGAAGTCGTTGCAGCGCTGGCCACAGAGATGGAAAACGTCGAAGACGACGGCAAGGTCGCGATCCTGGAATTGATCGCACGCCTGCATGCGGTCGATCAGCGGTGGGACGAAGCGATCAAGGCTGCCGAGCAGGGAGTCGAGCTTGCCGATGGCGTTTCCAGAAGCCAAAAACAACGCATGACCCTGTTGTTGGACGATTTGAAGTCGAACGCCGAAGAGAAGTCCGCAGGCGGTGCAGAGGATGCGGCCCAACCGGCAACGGAAGAGTGAATCGTTGACTGTTGATTCACCTCGTCCGCTCGTCGCCTGGATGCAGCTCGTTCGTCTGCCCAACGTGTTCACGGTCTTGGCCGACGTCGGGGCTGCGTTTCTGCTCGTCGGTGGCGGTCCGTTACCGGCCGCCCGGTTCGCCCTGGTGCTCGCCGCCGGGGTCGCGCTGTATTGGGCGGGGATGATCCTCAACGATGTGTTTGATCTAGAGAAAGACAAGGCGGAGCGGAAGTCGCGTCCGATCGCCAGCGGCGCGATTTCGGTCTCTGCCGCCAAGTCCGCCGGTTGGGGATGTTTGATCCTGGGCGTATTGTTGGCCGCGGCGTCGGGGTTTGTCCCAGCGGCCGGTCATGCCACGACCTGGTTGCCGGCGGCGATCGCGGTGGCCCTGGCCGGTTTGATCGTGGCGTATGACGGGCCCTTGAAACCGACGCCGATCGCGCCGGCGGCGATGGGTGGCTGCCGCGTGCTCAGTTTTCTCTTGGGTGCTTCTCCGCTGTTGGAGATCACCGAGGGAGTCCCCGTGGTGCCGCGCTACGTGCTGGCCATCGCGTTGGGATTCGGCGTCTACGTGATGGGAATCACCACGGTGGCCCGCGACGAGGCGATCGGTGGGCATCGGGTCAACCTGAGGACCGGATTCGTCGTGATGATGATCGGCGGGGTGATGTTGGCAGTCGCGCCAGGTTTCGCCACGGCCCAGACGCGGATCGGCTGGGCGATTCCATCAACCAGCCAGTTCGGGATGTTGATCGGGCTGATCTTCCTGCCGATCGCGCTGCGCGGGTTGCGTGCTCAGTTGCAACCCGAACCGGCGGTGATCGGAAATCTGATCCGCATCAGCATCCTGACGATCATTCCGCTGTCGGCGGCCTTCGCATTTTTGGGGGCCGGCCCCGTCTGGGGTGTGACCGTGTTTGCGCTCGTGGTGCCGGCGCTGTTGCTCGCGACACGTTTGCGGGTGACCTGAGATGACGCCGGGGTTCCATTGCAGCAGTTTGCAGTTTCACCATCCGGTGACGTTGATTGCGAAGCT
Encoded here:
- a CDS encoding outer membrane protein assembly factor BamB family protein, translated to MTDQPCHQRGWTLRQHFLSAAVVTGSLVAAAAGTTAADWTRFLGPGGNSISSDSAQIPETWSDTENVKWKVSLPGQGVSSPIVVAGKVFATSYSGYGTGGEDEQIQDLKRHLSCYDAVTGEALWSKAIDAVQPEDPYSGMGVPAHGYASHTPTSDGKRVFAFFGKSGVIAFDLDGNEIWRKSVGTGSGQQRWGSASSPIVYRSDSQSLVIVNASDESETLFAFDAATGDEVWKTPAGDLASTWSTPNLVQAGDRTDLVITVPGEVWGLNPETGKLRWYSRGTTDNTASASPIVVDDVVIAVGGRSGDAVAVKAGGKGDVNGSHVVWDANIPGRFATPIAHDGHLYVFNSGVLSCYDATTGERVNQRRLSASRGGGGGGGGRPGGPGGDRGPGGDRGPGGDRGPGADRGQGDRGRGGFGGRPGGGGRGGFGDRRGQEYATPVLADGKIYVVAPGGEVYVVNATPEMELRHTNTLSDDSGFSGSPAVSEGRLYLRSGSALYCIAE
- the dprA gene encoding DNA-processing protein DprA, which translates into the protein MDGPDTTSAEHRGLDDETVSTLRLAMLPGIGPRTLTALIDCFGSPGRVLAAEASRLAAVPGVGPKLIHTIRTASDHVDTDSILRWCQTHDCDLLCQGRDGYPRPLEDLHDAPPILFAHGTMTRADELAVAIVGTRHATAYGTRQADRLAYGLAKAGVTVVSGLARGIDAAAHEGALSAGGRTIAVLGGGLGQIYPPEHVGLADAIAADGAVISEYPPYAKPRGGMFPQRNRIIAALALATLVIEAPDRSGSLITARQAGELGRDVLALPGPVTSRASRGTNQLIRDGATLVQTVDDILESLGPMARSVSTEDGHEVRNPAELKLNEVERTVLESIDASSTLIDQVIARSGLPAHQVMATISVLEIRHLIRRQSGHYVCRI
- a CDS encoding DNA-methyltransferase, which encodes MPETTTATLSANQIHQGDCIEKLAQIRQGTIDLVFADPPFNIGYSYDVYDDQQSHTDYLNFCRDWISGVHQALKPDGSFWLAIGDEYAAELKLLSQEIGFSCRSWIVWYYTFGVNCVRGFSRSHTHLFHFVKDPEQFTFNGDNPTVRVPSARQLVYADARANTRGRLPDNTWILRPQDAPQLGFSPSHDTWYFARVAGTFKEREGFHGCQMPEQLLGRIIRVSSNPGDLVLDPFGGSGTTLVVAKKLGRQFMGIELSEDYATRIKERLSACGAGDPLDGPADPINSAPTTSKGKQRTKFRNGRPVIPLDEKNERVIQAAFEDVSKAHSAEELLFDPIRNALFVRYCKDAKLLGDARTWNEFLLQLSREERLVGEGKHKKVSLKTLLPCCDAAEIAFQMLSVDYAMNLEQILCTPDAAAEFDQIAQAFGDGHSLIDARAAIWHFRRIATNDKITRAAKKRAVEFSKQDAPAAQAIEAFLENGGDEPVAGVYAISDPDSVLFIGQTTDIAARLKQIRVSEGWNKFEPTEVQVWPIDDVKEALVYRCLLVTRYKPWLNAHFLHQPIATTLF
- a CDS encoding TlpA disulfide reductase family protein, with translation MKRIALFAVCCAVVAALTLRPAEAEPSLGIGSKAPALDIEHYFHEDDTRVTQFEDGKVYVVEFWATWCGPCIASMPHLSELQTKHRNDGVQIISVSDETVDEVEALLAKPYPGQKASFAEVTAAYTLTTDPDGSTQRDYMEAAGQNGIPTSFIVGKQGVVEWIGHPGELDEPLTAVLDDSWDREAFKADMEREQKFQEILQGLDQLAGRGRFEDASTMLADQIAQASDAELKERLTTVQRVVQPQFNFMAGKATEADYAFYREERKATQGNPQALFRHAMTLYNIVQNGGKIGPLGEEVVAALATEMENVEDDGKVAILELIARLHAVDQRWDEAIKAAEQGVELADGVSRSQKQRMTLLLDDLKSNAEEKSAGGAEDAAQPATEE
- a CDS encoding UbiA family prenyltransferase, translated to MTVDSPRPLVAWMQLVRLPNVFTVLADVGAAFLLVGGGPLPAARFALVLAAGVALYWAGMILNDVFDLEKDKAERKSRPIASGAISVSAAKSAGWGCLILGVLLAAASGFVPAAGHATTWLPAAIAVALAGLIVAYDGPLKPTPIAPAAMGGCRVLSFLLGASPLLEITEGVPVVPRYVLAIALGFGVYVMGITTVARDEAIGGHRVNLRTGFVVMMIGGVMLAVAPGFATAQTRIGWAIPSTSQFGMLIGLIFLPIALRGLRAQLQPEPAVIGNLIRISILTIIPLSAAFAFLGAGPVWGVTVFALVVPALLLATRLRVT
- a CDS encoding phosphatidylglycerophosphatase and protein-tyrosine phosphatase 1 family protein, with the protein product MFARLYARTVFWPTLAWNFLLARVLRRRHWWSRIDSHVIVGAYPFAADVASLRGEGVRAVVNTCEEYKGPILQYEQHGIEQLHIPTTDFTHPRLADVEAAVEFIQKYKLQHDTVYIHCKAGRARSATIALCWLIKYRGMTAEQAQAHLLAARPHINPRLTSRPVVQQFQASLKAAESEAGLFPAIEEPLGAGSPPDIEKPDILL